The genome window ACGGGCCTCCGGGACTGGAGAAGGTGATGCCAGAGGTGACGGTGCCTCGTCTGTCGCGGGGTCACTTGACGCCGGAGGATGGCTGGAGGGCATCGCTCTTCTCGTCCGAGAGGGGCCAGGGAAAGGACTGCGGGTCTGCCTCGACCCGAGAGGACGCGCTGGAGTGAAATTGTTACCTGCCCCGGAATGCGGTGGCTTTGTTCGTAAGGAATTCACCTGCCCGCGTCATGTCTGAGGAAGCGGGGGCGAGGCCGCGGTCCTCCCGCGTGAAAAAGGGGAGGGGTGTCTGTCCATGAGCACGGCACGCCTGGGGGAGCCGGGGCCGAGGTTCGCGAGCGAGGACGCGGCGGGAGGGGCGGTGGGTCCATACGAGGTCGTGCTGGAGTTCACACGGGCCCACCGGGCCGATGACCCCTATGGCTTCCATGACCTGCGGCCGCAGGAGTACCTGCTGCGCATGGGCCAGGGAGGGGTGAAGAGCGCGTACTTCCCCTGGAGCGAGCGGGTACTGATGGACCTCGCGGCGCTGGCACGTGGGGAGCCGGACCCGGTGGCGGCGCGGCGGCTGGGCGAGGAGCTGCGGCGCTTCCTGGACGCGCTGGACTGGGGAGGGCACGAGGACGCCCTGGAGGCCGAGGCGCGGAGCGGGCGGGGGCCCCGGCTGGTGGTGCGCTCGGCGGCGGCGGAGCTGTACTCGCTGCCGTGGGAGCTGGCGACGTTCAAGGACAGCGGGCAGCACCTGGCGGACCTGCGCGGCTTCACGCTGCGCTACGAGTGGCCCCGGGAGGTGCGCCCGGCGCCCGCGCCCTCGGCCCGGGAGGGGCGCGTGCTGCTGGCCTGGTCCGAGGCGGGCGGCGGCGTGCCGGAGAAGGAGCACCAGGAGGCGCTCGCGCGGGCCAGCCTGGAGGGGGGCTTCGGCTTCGAGGGGCGGCGGGACGTGCTGCCCAAGGTGTCGCTGGAGGCGCTGGAGAAGACGCTGCGCGAGGCCGTGCAGGCCGACGAGCCCGTCGCCGTGCTGCACCTGCTCTGTCACGGGGCGCCGCTGGGGACGTCGGAGGACAGTCACTACGGGCTGGTGTGGAACGCGCCGGAGGGCGGCAGGCGCCTGGTGGACGCGGGGGCGCTGGGCGCGGTGCTGGGGCCGTACCGGGACACGCTCCGCATGGTGGTGCTGTGCGCCTGCCATGGCGGAGACGGCGGCGCGCTGGCCAGCCACCTGGGCAGCCTGGCGCAGGAGCTCCACCGCGTGGGCATCGGCATGGTGGTGGCATCGCGGCTGCCGCTGTCGGCCGAGGGCTCGGTGGTGCTGGCGCGGACGCTGTACGAGAAGCTGCTGGTGGACTCGTGCTCGCTGGAGGAGGCGCTGGGCGCGGCGCGGCGCGGGCTGCGGGTGGAGGTGAAGGGCTTCGACTGGGCCTCGCTGCAGCTGTATGCGCGCCGCACCGGTGACGCGGACCTGCGGCCGGTGGTGCTGCGGCCCTACCAGGGGCTGCTGCCCTTCGGTCCGAGCAACCGGCGCTTCTTCTTCGGACGCAGCCGCCTGGAAGCGGAGCTGCTGGCACGACTGGGGGAGGCCGTGCGGGGGCAGAGGCCCCGCTTCCAGGTGGTGGCGGGCGCGTCCGGCGCGGGGAAGTCCTCGGTGGTGATGGCCGGGCTCATCCCCCAACTGCCACCGGCCGAGTGGGACGTGCTGACGGTGCGGCCCGAGGCGCTGGTGCGCACCATGCCGAGGGCAACGGGCATGCGCGCCGAGGCGCTGCGCGAGCTGCGCCACCGGCTGCACCGGCTGTGGAGCGCCGAGCCCATGGCGGACGAAGGCCGGGTGGAGCCGCACGACGTGCTGGTGGAGGTGTGGAGGCTGAGGCACGCGCGCCCCCAGCAGAGGCTGCTGCTGGTGGTGGACCAGCTCGAGGAGGTCTTCACGCACCTGGACCCCGTGGAGCGCCGCGAGCTGATGCAGGCCCTGTGGGCGCTGGGCCGGGAGAAGGAGCTGGAGTGCGTGGTGGTGACCACGCTGCGGGTGGACTCCTTCGAGCGCTGCGGCGAGGTGGTGCTGGACGCGGACACCCGGCTGGACGCGGTGGTGTACGCGGAGAAGCACCGCGTCTTCGTGCCGCAGATGAGCCCGGAGGAGCTGGCGGAGGCCATCGAGAAGCCCGCACACCGGGTGGGGCTGTACCTGGAGGCGGGGCTGGTGGACCGGCTGTGCCGGGACGTGGGGCAGGAGCCCGGCGCGCTGCCGCTGCTGGAGCACGCGCTGGACACGCTGTGGCGCCACCGCGAAGGCCACCGGCTGACGCACCGGGCCTACGAGGAGATGGAGGGTGTGGCGGGCAGCCTCGTGCAGACGGCGGAGCAGCTCTACGACAGCCTGGAGGAGGACGAGCGCCAGCAGTCCCGGCGGCTGCGCGCGGAGCTGGTCGCGCTGGGGGACGAGACGACGCCCGACACCCGGCGGCGGGTGTGGCTGGAGGACGTGCGCCCCTCGGACCCGGCGGAGCAGGCCGCCTTCGACCGCGTGCTGGACAAGCTGGTGACGGCGCGGCTCGTCACCCGGAGCACCGTGGGGGACGGCGGCGGCAAGGTCTGCCTGGAGGTGGCGCACGAGGCGCTCATCCGCCGGTGGAAGCGGCTGCGGGGCTGGCTCCAGCAGAACCGGCGGCGGCTGCTCCAGTGGCGCGAGCTGCGGGCCATGGCCGAGGCGTGGCAGTTGCACCGCAACGAGCCGGAGGGCGGCAGCTCCTACCTCGCGGTGGGCGCGCGGCTCGGGTATGCGCGCGGCATCCGCGAAGAGCACCAGTGGCAGATGACGGCGCCGGTGCGCGAGTTCCTGGAGGCCTGCGAGGAGCACGAGCACCGCAAGGTGCGGAGCAGGAGGCGGCGGCGGATGGGGCTGGTGCTGGCGATGGGAGTGCTCGCGGCGGTGACCTTCGAGCTGACGCGCCGACATCTCGCCGCCCTGGAGCGGCTGGAGCGTATCGGCCGGCAGGGCACGCAGGTCCACCGCGGCGTCGCGCGGCTGTGTCCCAGGGACGACGCGAAGGCGGAGTGCGGGGAGCTGCGCCAGGCGGCGGACACGTTCCTGGTGGGGCTCGATGCGGCCAACGAGGTCCCGCTCCTGCAGGACCGCGTCACCCACCACATGGCGACCGGCGACACGGCCCGGATGCGGGGAGACCTGGCGAGCGCGAGCGAGGAGTACCGTCAGGCCCTGGCGCTCACCCAGGACCTGCTCGCGAAACAGCCGGACACGCCGCTGTTCAAGCAGATGCGCGTCAGCATCCATGCCAGCCTCGGACAGCTGGCCCACACGCGGGGCCTGTTCAAGGAGGCGCTCCAGCACTACCTCACGCACCTGGAGCTGCTCGACGAGCTGCTGAAGCACGACCCGGCCAACGCCGGCCTCCGGGACGAGCACTCCCGGAGCCTCAAGCGGCTGGCGAAGCTGGCGTCGGACCAGGCCCAGTCGGTGAAGGACGCGGCGCGGCCCCTGGGCAACCCCGACCCCTGAGCCGGCGCCCCGCCGGCTACAGCGTCAGCAGGAACGCGAGCAGGTCATCGCGCTCCCCCGGCGTGAGCGCGCGCGTGTCGCCGTGCTTCGGCCCGGACGCCTCCAGCACCGCGCGCAGCGGGAAGCGCGTGCCCACCACGAGCCGCCCGTCCTTCACCGCGTAGCCGGCGGTGGCGCTCGTCAGCAGGGGCCACACGTCCCACGTGCCCACCAGCGACGGCGTCGCCGCGCCGGGCACCAGGTCCTGCTGCTCCAGCCGCAGCGGCAGCGCCACCGGCGTGCCCACGTCCAGGTACTTCCCGCGCGTGGCCGGGTCCTGGTCCAGCGTGTAGAGCGGCGCGGGGTGGCACTCCACGCAGCGGCCCTTCCCCTCGAACAGCTCGCGCCCGCGCGCCGGGTTCCCCACCGCGCCGTCCGGCAGCTCCACCGACTCCAGCGGTGCGCCGTCCGCGCCCCGGAAGGGGTTGGGCGGCGTCGCCATCATCGCGTTGAAGAGGGTGAGCGCCTCCACCTCCTCCGGCGACGGGGCCGGGTTGTGGAAGCGGTTGCGCCCGCCCACGAAGCTCGCCGTCTCCGCGAGGCTGTCCTGGCTGGCCGGCGTGAAGTACGGCGGCGTGTCCCGGCTGCCCAGCACCGTGGTGGAGCGGTAGATGCGGTTGGGCCGGGTCTTCTCGTAGAAGACGCCGCCCGTGTGCCCCTCGAGGTGGCAGCCGTCGCAGGTAATCCCCGTGCGCCCCAGGTCCGCGTAGTAGAGGACCTGCCCCAGGCGGCGCTTGGCCTGCGCGCGCGACGCCACCACGGGCCACTGGCGCACCACGCGGGCCCGGCCGGCCCTTGCCTCGCGCACGTCCACCACCGCCACCGTCCGCGTGAAGCGGTTGAGCACGTAGAGCGTGCGCCCGTCCGGCGCCAGCGCCAGCGAGCGCGGCCCGGAGTGCAGCTCCTCCCCTGCCCTGCCCTTCGTCCCGAAGTCCTCCGCCGGGCGGATGCGCGGCGTATTCGCGGGCGGCGCCAGCGCCACCTCCTGCAGCACCGCGCCGCGCGCCGCCTTCTCGGCCCCAGCCAGCGCGCGCGCGTCCAGCACGCGCACCCGGCCGACGCCCACGTCCGCCGCGTAGAGCAGCCCGGCGGCGTCATCCAGCGCCAGCCCCTCCGTCACGCCCGCGCCGAAGCCCCGGTGCCGCACGTAGTCGCCCTTCGCCGGGTCCACCACCGCCACGCCGCTGTTGTTGCTCACCTCCATGCGCTTCGGGTTGGGCCCCACGTTGGGGCCCAGGCTGGCCATGAAGAGGCGCCCCAGCCGCTCGCTCGCGACGACGGCGCGGGGCGCCTTGCCGCCCATCACCTGCTCGCGGAAGGGCTCCGTGTGTCCTCCCAGAATCGCCACGCCCGGCCCCGGCGCCACCGTGGCCACGGGCGCGCCGTCCTCCTGGCGCAGCAGCTCCAGCTGGCCCGTCTGGAGGCTGCCCACCGCCAGCACGTCCTTCCACCGCGCCAGCGCGCGCGGGTTGGGGTCCACCGCCGCCGTCCACCGCGGCTTCCCGTCCGCCAGCGACACCGCGTGCACCCTGTCCCGCACGTGCTCGGCGATGAAGGCCACGCCGCGCGCCCCATCCACCTCCAGCCCGTGGGCGCCGAGCGGCGCGGGCAGAGTCCGGGGCGCACTGCCCGGCGCATCCAGCGCGTACAGGCGCAGCTCCGGCTGGTAGCGGTGCACCACGCCCAGCCAAGGCCTGCCGGACGCATCCTGCCAGGTCGCCAGCGCGGAGGGCCCGTCGCCCGCCGCCAGTCGCTCCACCCGGCCCCCCTCCACGTCCAGCGAGAACACCGTGTCCGTGGTGGGCGAGGCCAGGAACAGCGTGCGCCCGTCCGGGGACAGCGCCATCGCCGTCAGGTCCGCGAAGGCCGCGTCGTTCACCACCGTGAGCCGCGAGACGCCCTCGGTCCGAGCGCCGCCAGCGAGCGCCAGCCGCGCCTCCACCACCACCTGCCCCGTGTCCTCCGGCAACGCCAGGTCCGCGGGCAGGCGGGCGTAGGCGTGGCGCGAGTCCACCACCGTCAGCGGCAGCTCGCGCGACAGCGGCGGCCCCAGCGCCAGCGTCAGCCCCGGCACCAGCCGCTCGCCCTGGATGGACAGGGGCTGGGACGTCTCGTTGCTGAGGAGCCGGGGCCCGACCGAGGTGAGCGTCGCACCCGGCGATACACCTCCTGAAACAGCCTCAGGGGACGTCGCCCCCTGGCGCAGCACCACGACGCCCACGGCCGAGCCCACCGCCACCAGCGCCGCCAGCACTCCCCACTTTCGAGCCTTGTGCGTCAATTCGGTTCCGGAGCCTCCGGGCCCCAGCATCCTTCATTGCCCTCGCCGTCGCGATGTTCTCCAGACCTGCCTGCTCAGCAGGGCGCCGACTTCGAATACAGCGCCGGCACGCCATTTTTGCCGCCTGCCGGCAATGAAAATGAGGATTCGTGGAGCGTGCGCCCCACATGGGGTGGAGTGCCCCCCACACCTGTGCGTGCAGGCATTCCGCCCGGCCCTGGAGTGTGCGTTGACAGGTCGGTACACGCATCGCTTAACCTGTTGATGATGCGACGCTTCCTCCTCTGCATGGCCGTCGCCCAGATCCTCGGAATCGGCACGCTGCTCGCCCCGACCGACACCTGGGCCCAGGGCCGCGGCCGTTCGGCGCGCTCTGCGAAGTCGAAGTCCAGCAAGAAGTCCACCTCCAAGGCCCCGCCAAAAATCGAGACGAAGAGCCCCGCGGTGACGGACCCGGTGACGGGTGAGCCCGAGGCCGCGGCCACCGCCGCTCCGCCGCAGCGGGGCCCGGCCCGTATCGACTTCGATGACCGGCTCATCCAGGGACAGACGAACAAGTCCGGCGCCGTCTATCTCTATGACCGCAAGGAGCTGAAGACGCGGTCGATGATCCGCGAGCGCGACAGCTTCCGCTCCGAAACGCTCGCCACGGTGTACGACCAGTAGGGCAGCACCGCCCACCAGCCCTTGAAGGGAGCGTCACCGTTGAGCGGTCAGCCCAGCGTCCTGCAAGTCGTCATCCTCCGCGACGGCCTCCTCGTGGGGACGGAGGTGTTCGTCCCCGGTACCTATTCGCTCGGGTCGGACCCCGCGTCCGACCTGCGCCTGGATGACCCGTCCGTCGAGTCGCGCCATGCGCTGCTCTACTTCCAGAACGGGCGCGCGGCCATCCAGGACGCGGGCTCCACCACGGGCCTGTTCGTCAACGGCCATCGCGTCTCCGCGTGTGAAATCCGCTCGGTGGACGAGGTGCTCTGCGGCCCCTTCGTGCTGAAGACTCGCGTGCTGGCGCAGAGGCCACAGGAGGCCAAGCCCCAGCCGCCGCCGGAAGTGGCCGCGATGCTCGCCGCCGCGCAGCCGCCTCCGCCCGGCGCCTCCGCGCCGCAGCAGCCCGCGGCCGTGCGGCAGCTCCGGGCGGCGCCCGCGCCCCAGCCCCAGCCGCTCGCCACCACCGTGCCCGCGGTGCGCGCCGTGCCGCAGGCTCCGCCGCCCCAGCAGCCCGCGCTCCGTCCGGTGCCGCCCCAGCAGCCCGCGCAGCGCGTGGGCAACGCCGTGACGCAGGCGGCGTATGCCCCCTCGCCGGCCCCGCAGGTCGCCGCGCCCAACGTCGTGGCCCTGCCGCAGCCCGCGCAGCAGGCCGTGTCGCCCATGCCCGTTCCGGGGGCGCACGCGCCCTGGCCCTCGCAGCAGCAGGCCCCCGTGCCCGTGCCGGCCGGCACCCTGCCGTCGGTGCGCCGCCGCGCCACGCAGGAGCAGCCGCAGTCGGACATGAACGCCAGCATGCTGTTCGCGGACGACCTGCTGGCGGACGTCACCCTCGACCCGCTCCCGGACGCCTCGGGCCCGCTGCTCCAGGAGCACCGCCCCACGGCCACGCGGCCCACGCACGCGCCGCGCGTCGGCCAGGGCAAGGGCGCCGCCCAGCTCTACCTGGAGCTGTACTGGGGTGCCATCCGCAAGGACGCGCGCCGCTTCAAGCCGGACTCGAAGAAGCCCGTGCAGGCCTCGGTGGAGCTTCCCGAGGCCATGCCGCTGTGGGGCTTCACGCTGCCGGACACTGGCGCGCCCTTCACGCTCGCCGAGAGCCTCAACGGCGCCTTCCGCCTCTTCGTGCCGCCGGGCACGGAGGTGGAGAAGAGCGGCAATGACGGCCGCTTCGCCCCCGTCACCGGCGCGGCGCTGGAGTCCGACGGCAACCGCCGCTTCCTCACGCTGCGCCAGGGCACCGCCGCGCGGCTGACGCAGGGCCAGATGTCCCTGGTGGCCTACGCGGCCCCCAAGCCCGAGCGCGTCTGGGTCAACCCCCTGCGGGGCATGCCCTGGCTGGCGCTGGCGTGCTTCATCCTGTTCGGCGGCGCCTTCGCGGGCTTCCTCGCCCTCAAGCCCGCCACGCCGGAGACGGCGGACTTCACGCAGCGGAACCTGCCGCCCGTGGCCCTGCGCCTCATCGCCCCCGAGCCGAAGAAGAAGGAGGAGGCGAAGAAGAAGCTGGAGGCCCTGAAGCAGAAGGCCCCCAAGCCGGTGAAGGAGAAGGTCGCGGAGAAGGCTCCGCCCAAGCCGGTGGAGAAGACGCCGCCGCCCCAGCCCGCCAAGGCCGTGGCCGCCGCCCCGCCGGAGAGCCGGGCGCTCAAGGCGCTGGCGAAGCTGTCGGCCGCCGGGCCCGCGACGAATGACCTGCTGGCCGCGGTGGACAAGCTGGGCAGCGGCCCGGGCAGCAAGAACGTGAAGAACTCCAACTACAAGCTGTCCGGCCTCATCGGCAAGGCGCCCATCGCCAACGCGGGCCTGGGCACCTTCGGCCTGGGCGGCGGCGGCAAGGGCGGCGGCGCCACGCTGGGCGCCGAGCTCTTGCGCGGCAAGGGCGGCGGCGGCATCGGCGCGCTGGGCGCGGGCGGCGTGGGCAAGGGCAAGGTGGGCGGCACCGTCACCCGCGCCACGGCCCGCAGCATCGCCTCCACCCAGGGCACCGTGGACCGCGAGGCCGTGGCGCGCGTCATCAACAGCCACCTCAACGAGGTGCACGGCTGCTACGAGCGCGCGCTGCTGAAGAACCCGGGCCTCGCCGGCAAGGTAGTGCTGGAGTGGACCATCGGCGCCGCCGGCCGCGTGGTCGCCGCCAAGACGAAGTCCTCCACGCTGAGCAACGCCGCCGTGGAGGCGTGCATCCTCTCCAGCCTCAAGGGCTGGACGTTCCCCGCCCCCAAGGGTGGCGTCGTCATCATCACCTACCCGTTCCTCTTCAACTCCGTCGGTTACTGACGCGGCTCCCCACCGCGTCCGTCTCCCCCCTCCGCCAGGAAGCCCCCACCGTGCGATACGCCCTGCTCATCCTCTCGTTCCTGGTGCCCGGCCTTGCGCGCGCCCAGGCCGAGGCGCTCGAGAACCCCGGCGCCGTCTCCGCCATCCAGGAGCGGCAGTACCGGATGCACCACGAGCTGCTGCTCGGCGTCGGCGTGCTGCCGGCCGATGCCTTCTACAAGGGCCTCATCGGCGCCGTCGGCTACACGTACCACTTCAGCGACAGCTTCGCGTGGCAGGTGGGCCGCGGCATGTACAGCTACAACGTGCAGACGAGCCTGCGCCGCCAGCTCGAGCGCGACTTCGACGTGGCCCCCACCGCGTCCGCCTTCGAGGACCAGGTGCAGTGGATGGTGGGCTCGGACCTCGTCTGGAGCCCGCTCTACGGAAAGACGGCCTTCCTCAACAGCTCGGTGCTGCACTTCGAGGCGTTCCTGCTGGGCGGCGGCACCGTGGTGAAGATTGACCGGCAGGACGGCTTCCGCCCCGCGGTCAACCTGGGCCTGGGCGTGCGCCTGTTCTCCGGCCAGACGCTGTCCTTCCGGCTGGACGTGACGAACAACGTCGTCTTCGCCGGCACCTCCCGCATCATCAACGTCCCGACGGTCCAGCTCGGCACCGCGTTCAACTTCGGCGCCACGGAATGACTCCTCGCAAGCTCATCGCCGCGCTCGCCAGCGCCGCGCTCCTCGTGTCTCCAGCGACCGCCCCCGCGCAGTCCGGCGGCGCGCTGCCCATGCCCCCACCGCCCGCCGGCGGCAAGCCCGCGCAGACCGCTGCGCCCGCGCCCGCCGCTGGCAAGCCCGCCGCCGACGCCGCTGGCAAGCCCGCCGCCGAGGCTGAGGCGAAGCCCGCCGAGGGCGCGGCTCCGGCCGCCGCCGCCGAGGCCGCCCCGCCCGCGCCGCAGAAGGTGGACCCGGCCATCTTCGACCAGGCGCTGAAGGACTACTTCGACGGCGACCCGCGCGCCGCCGCCGGGCCGCTGTACGCCTGGCTGCAGCAGGCGCCCAAGACGGACGAGAACTACGCCTGGGGCCAGTACTTCCTCGCGCGCAGCCTCATCGACCTCGGCCTCACGCACGCGGGCGCCTCGTACCTGGCCCGCATCGCCCGCGAGCGCTCCAACCCCAACGTGCTGCCCCGCGCGCTGGACACGCTCAAGCAGCTCACGGACCGCCCGCACGACGACGTGATGATCGACGAGCAGGTCTTCGGCGCGCTGGATTTGGGCTTCCTGCCGGAGGAGACGGGCGCGTACGCCCACTACCAGCAGGGCCTGGTGGACCTGCGCGTGGGCAACGAGCGCTGGGCCAACACGCACTTCGCCAAGCTGTCGGAGACGAGCCCGGAAGCCAGCCACGCGAAGTTCGCGCTGCTGGTCACCCGCCTCAAGTCGGTGAAGGAGCCCTCCGACGAGCTCATCACCGACTTCCTCGGCCTGTCCAAGGACGAGAAGCTCACCCGCGAGGCGCGCAACGAGGCGGCGCTCGCGGTGGCCCGCCTGCGCTACGAGCGCAAGGACTACACGGGCGCGCTGGAGGCCTACAACCTGGTCAAGCTGCCCGAGCTGGACCCGGGCCGCGCCAGCCTCTACCTGGAGGAGGCGTGGACCCGGTACAAGCTGGGCGAGCTGCGCGCCTCGCTGGGCATCCTCACCACGCTGGACGCGCCCTCCTTCCGGGACGAGTTCCTCCCGGACAAGTACCTGCTGCGCGCCCTCATCTACCGCGACCTGTGCCACTACCTGCCCGCCAAGCGCGCCGCCAAGGAGCTGACGCGCCGCTTCGCGGACTCGCTGGAGGCGGTGCGCAACCGCGAGGACCTCACCGAGGACGCGCGCCTGCGCCGCGCCGCCAACGCGCACGGCGGCACCCAGCGCGCCGCGCGCTTCGTGGAGACGCTGGACTTGGAAGGTGAGCGGCTGGGCCGCTACGCCGGCAGCTTCGGCGACCGGCTCTTCGCGCACCTGACGAAGCTGTATGACCTGTCCCGCGCCGAGGCGGTCCGCATCCATCAGGAGCGGCTGGCCGAGGCGGTGCGGCAGGAAGCCGACACATTGCTGCGCGCCGCCGAGCAGGTGCGCCTCATGGAGTACGAGGTGGGCCTGAAGCTGTACGAGCGCGTGAAGAAGGGCGCGAAGGTGGTGGCGCCGGAGGACGAGCAGGACCTGTCCCCGACCAACGTCGCCTTCCGCTTCGGCGGGGAGTACTGGAACGACGAGC of Pyxidicoccus xibeiensis contains these proteins:
- a CDS encoding nSTAND1 domain-containing NTPase encodes the protein MSTARLGEPGPRFASEDAAGGAVGPYEVVLEFTRAHRADDPYGFHDLRPQEYLLRMGQGGVKSAYFPWSERVLMDLAALARGEPDPVAARRLGEELRRFLDALDWGGHEDALEAEARSGRGPRLVVRSAAAELYSLPWELATFKDSGQHLADLRGFTLRYEWPREVRPAPAPSAREGRVLLAWSEAGGGVPEKEHQEALARASLEGGFGFEGRRDVLPKVSLEALEKTLREAVQADEPVAVLHLLCHGAPLGTSEDSHYGLVWNAPEGGRRLVDAGALGAVLGPYRDTLRMVVLCACHGGDGGALASHLGSLAQELHRVGIGMVVASRLPLSAEGSVVLARTLYEKLLVDSCSLEEALGAARRGLRVEVKGFDWASLQLYARRTGDADLRPVVLRPYQGLLPFGPSNRRFFFGRSRLEAELLARLGEAVRGQRPRFQVVAGASGAGKSSVVMAGLIPQLPPAEWDVLTVRPEALVRTMPRATGMRAEALRELRHRLHRLWSAEPMADEGRVEPHDVLVEVWRLRHARPQQRLLLVVDQLEEVFTHLDPVERRELMQALWALGREKELECVVVTTLRVDSFERCGEVVLDADTRLDAVVYAEKHRVFVPQMSPEELAEAIEKPAHRVGLYLEAGLVDRLCRDVGQEPGALPLLEHALDTLWRHREGHRLTHRAYEEMEGVAGSLVQTAEQLYDSLEEDERQQSRRLRAELVALGDETTPDTRRRVWLEDVRPSDPAEQAAFDRVLDKLVTARLVTRSTVGDGGGKVCLEVAHEALIRRWKRLRGWLQQNRRRLLQWRELRAMAEAWQLHRNEPEGGSSYLAVGARLGYARGIREEHQWQMTAPVREFLEACEEHEHRKVRSRRRRRMGLVLAMGVLAAVTFELTRRHLAALERLERIGRQGTQVHRGVARLCPRDDAKAECGELRQAADTFLVGLDAANEVPLLQDRVTHHMATGDTARMRGDLASASEEYRQALALTQDLLAKQPDTPLFKQMRVSIHASLGQLAHTRGLFKEALQHYLTHLELLDELLKHDPANAGLRDEHSRSLKRLAKLASDQAQSVKDAARPLGNPDP
- a CDS encoding NHL repeat-containing protein translates to MTHKARKWGVLAALVAVGSAVGVVVLRQGATSPEAVSGGVSPGATLTSVGPRLLSNETSQPLSIQGERLVPGLTLALGPPLSRELPLTVVDSRHAYARLPADLALPEDTGQVVVEARLALAGGARTEGVSRLTVVNDAAFADLTAMALSPDGRTLFLASPTTDTVFSLDVEGGRVERLAAGDGPSALATWQDASGRPWLGVVHRYQPELRLYALDAPGSAPRTLPAPLGAHGLEVDGARGVAFIAEHVRDRVHAVSLADGKPRWTAAVDPNPRALARWKDVLAVGSLQTGQLELLRQEDGAPVATVAPGPGVAILGGHTEPFREQVMGGKAPRAVVASERLGRLFMASLGPNVGPNPKRMEVSNNSGVAVVDPAKGDYVRHRGFGAGVTEGLALDDAAGLLYAADVGVGRVRVLDARALAGAEKAARGAVLQEVALAPPANTPRIRPAEDFGTKGRAGEELHSGPRSLALAPDGRTLYVLNRFTRTVAVVDVREARAGRARVVRQWPVVASRAQAKRRLGQVLYYADLGRTGITCDGCHLEGHTGGVFYEKTRPNRIYRSTTVLGSRDTPPYFTPASQDSLAETASFVGGRNRFHNPAPSPEEVEALTLFNAMMATPPNPFRGADGAPLESVELPDGAVGNPARGRELFEGKGRCVECHPAPLYTLDQDPATRGKYLDVGTPVALPLRLEQQDLVPGAATPSLVGTWDVWPLLTSATAGYAVKDGRLVVGTRFPLRAVLEASGPKHGDTRALTPGERDDLLAFLLTL
- a CDS encoding outer membrane beta-barrel domain-containing protein — protein: MRYALLILSFLVPGLARAQAEALENPGAVSAIQERQYRMHHELLLGVGVLPADAFYKGLIGAVGYTYHFSDSFAWQVGRGMYSYNVQTSLRRQLERDFDVAPTASAFEDQVQWMVGSDLVWSPLYGKTAFLNSSVLHFEAFLLGGGTVVKIDRQDGFRPAVNLGLGVRLFSGQTLSFRLDVTNNVVFAGTSRIINVPTVQLGTAFNFGATE
- a CDS encoding AgmX/PglI C-terminal domain-containing protein; this encodes MSGQPSVLQVVILRDGLLVGTEVFVPGTYSLGSDPASDLRLDDPSVESRHALLYFQNGRAAIQDAGSTTGLFVNGHRVSACEIRSVDEVLCGPFVLKTRVLAQRPQEAKPQPPPEVAAMLAAAQPPPPGASAPQQPAAVRQLRAAPAPQPQPLATTVPAVRAVPQAPPPQQPALRPVPPQQPAQRVGNAVTQAAYAPSPAPQVAAPNVVALPQPAQQAVSPMPVPGAHAPWPSQQQAPVPVPAGTLPSVRRRATQEQPQSDMNASMLFADDLLADVTLDPLPDASGPLLQEHRPTATRPTHAPRVGQGKGAAQLYLELYWGAIRKDARRFKPDSKKPVQASVELPEAMPLWGFTLPDTGAPFTLAESLNGAFRLFVPPGTEVEKSGNDGRFAPVTGAALESDGNRRFLTLRQGTAARLTQGQMSLVAYAAPKPERVWVNPLRGMPWLALACFILFGGAFAGFLALKPATPETADFTQRNLPPVALRLIAPEPKKKEEAKKKLEALKQKAPKPVKEKVAEKAPPKPVEKTPPPQPAKAVAAAPPESRALKALAKLSAAGPATNDLLAAVDKLGSGPGSKNVKNSNYKLSGLIGKAPIANAGLGTFGLGGGGKGGGATLGAELLRGKGGGGIGALGAGGVGKGKVGGTVTRATARSIASTQGTVDREAVARVINSHLNEVHGCYERALLKNPGLAGKVVLEWTIGAAGRVVAAKTKSSTLSNAAVEACILSSLKGWTFPAPKGGVVIITYPFLFNSVGY